The Streptomyces sp. R28 region CTCATTCGTGGCATCCCCTTCCCACCGCCCCACCCACCGTCGTTCCCTCCGCGGACGCCGCACCGTCGTCGTCACCGCCGCCGTCGCTGCCGCCGGCATAGGTGCCGGGGTCTTCGTGCTGAACGCGAACGCCGGCGCGGTCGACCTGTACCACCAGGCGCTGCCCGCCAAGGACGGCTGGGCGGCCTCCGGCGCCGGTACGACGGGCGGCTCGAAGGCGGACTCCGCACACGTGTACACCGTCAGCACCCGCGCCCAGCTCGTGAAGGCGCTGGGGTCGGTCTCCGACACCACGCCCCGGATCATCAAGATCAAGGGCACCATCGACGCCAACACCGACGACGTCGGCAAGAAGCTGACCTGCGCCGACTACGCCTCCGGCACCGGCTACTCGCTCTCCGCCTACCTCAAGGCCTACGACCCGGCGACCTACGGCAAGAAGGCGCCGTCCGGCACGCAGGAGAACGCCCGCAAGGCCGCCGCGGACAAACAGAAGAAGAACATCGTCTTCCGCGTCCCCGCCAACACCACCGTCGTGGGCGTCCCCGGCACGAACGCCGGCATCAAGGGCGGCAGCCTGCAGGTGCAGAACGTCAAGAACGTCATCGTCCGCAACCTCACCTTCGCCGACACCCAGGACTGCTTCCCGCAGTGGGACCCCACCGACGGCTCGACGGGCGAGTGGAACTCCAACTACGACGCCGTCACCCTGCGCGGGGTGACCAACGTGTGGGCGGACCACAACACGTTCACCGACGCGCCGACCTTCGACAGCGCCGAGAAGACCTACTTCGGCCGCAAGTACCAGGTCCACGACGGAGCCCTCGACATCACCAACGGCTCCGACCTGGTGACCGTCGAACGCAACCTGTTCAGCAACCACGACAAGACGATGCTGATCGGCAGCAGCGACACCGACAGCACCGGCAAGCTGCGCGTCACCATCCACCACAACGTGTGGAAGGGGATCGTGCAGCGGGCGCCCCTGGCCCGCATCGGCCAGATCCACCTCTACAACAACGTCTACGACACGACCACACTCAACGGCTACGCGCCGAAGTACAGCATCGACTCCCGCGCCAGGGCTCAGGTCGTCGCCGAGCACAACGCCTGGAAGCTGCCGTCCGGCGCCAAGGTCGCCAAGCTGCTGAGCGGCGACGGCACCGGCTCGATCGCCGGCGGCGGCAACCTCGTCAACGGCACGACGACCGACATCGTGGCCGCCTGCAACGCCGCGAGCTCGAAGAAGATCAAGACGACGGTGAACTGGAAGCCGGCCCTGACGGCGGGTCTCCAGACGTCGGTGAAGAACCTGATCACCGAGCTGACGGGCACGACGGGTGCCGGGGCGCTGTCCTGACGCCGGGCTGACGTACGGCTGAGGAAATCTCCTGGTCTGCCGCTGTCACACTTGCGCGGTGCCCGGCGTCAGGGAGGCAGTGGACCCGCCGCACGGCACCGGCCGTGCGGTTCCGACCGCAGCTGACCTGGAGTTCCTCATGCAGACCGCACACGTCGTCGTCACCGTCGTGGCCGCCCTGATGGCCGGATTCTCCGGCACCGTCCTGCTCATGCGGGCCCAGTGGATCGTGCAGGCGCTCACCGACTACTCCGTGCCCCGGTCGTGGTGGACCTGGCTCGGGCTGGCGAAGGCCGCCGGGGCCGTGGGGCTGGTGGTCGGCCTGCTCGTGCCCGTGATCGGGGTGCTGGCCGGGGTCGGTCTGGTGCTGTACTTCCTCGGGGCCGCGGTGACGGTGGCGCGGGCCCGGTGGTACGCGCACATCCCGTTCCCACTGGTGTACGCCGCCCCGGTCGTCGGCGCGCTCGCTCTGGCGTAGGGGTGTGCGCCAGGGGCCCGGAACCAGCCGAGTGCGGTTCCGGGCCCCTTCGGGTGCGCGACGCGTACTACGCCGGTTCGCCGCCGAACCGCTCCCTGTACGCCTCCAGGTCCTCCTCCGTGATCTTCGCGAAGAGGACCGGCGGGACGGTGAAGGGCGTGCCTGCGGGGACGGTGGTGAGGGCCTTGGCCTCCTCGACCGTCCTCCAGGTCGCCGTGTCGTCCTTCAGGTCGAACGCGCCACGCATGGCCGCCGAGGACGTCGGGATGAACGGCTCCGAGATCACCGCGTACAAGTGGATGAGGTTCATCGCCGTACGAAGGGTGAGGGCCGCGCCCTCAGGGTTGGTCTTGATCTCCAGCCAGGGGGCCTTCTCCTCGAGGTAGGAGTTGCCGGCCGACCACAGAGCGCGCAGGGCTGCCGCGGCCTTGCGGAACTGGATGGCCTCCATGTGCTCCTCGTACTCGGCGAGCAGGCGGGCGATCTCCTCGCCCAGCCTCGCCTCCGCCTCGCCCGGCTCGGCGCCCGCCGGGACCTCGTCGCCGAACCGCTTGCGGGAGAAGGACAGGACTCGGTTGACGAAGTTGCCGAGGGTGTCCGCCAGGTCCTTGTTCACGGTGGCCGTGAAGTGCTCCCACGTGAAGGACGAGTCGTCCGACTCGGGGGCGTTGGCCATCATGAAGTAACGCCAGTAGTCGGCGGGCAGGATCTCCAGCGCGTCGTGCGTGAAGACGCCGCGCTTCTGCGAGGTGGAGAACTTGCCGCCGTAGTAGTTGAGCCAGTTGAAGGCCTTGATGACGTCGACCTTCTTCCACGGCGCGCGGGTGCCCAGCAGGGTCGCCGGGAACATCACGCTGTGGAACGGGACGTTGTCCTTGCCCATGAACTGCGTGTAGTGGACGTCCGCGTCCGACTCCCACCACCACGAGCGCCAGTCCCGGTTCTCCGGGTCCTGGTCCGCCCACTCCTTCGTGGAGCCGATGTACTCGATCGGGGCGTCGAACCAGACGTAGAAGACCTTGCCCTCGGCGGCGAGGTCCGGCCAGGTATCGGCCGGGACAGGGACGCCCCAGTCCAGGTCACGGGTGATCGCGCGGTCGTGCAGGCCCTCGGTGAGCCACTTGCGGGCGATGGAGGAGGCGAGCACCGGCCAGCTGTCGGCGCGCTCGTCGACCCACGCCTCGACCTCGTCGGCCAGCACCGACTGGAGGAGGAAGAGGTGCTTGGTCTCGCGGACCTCCAGGTCGCTGCTGCCGCTGATCGCGGAGCGGGCGTCGATCAGGTCCGTCGGGTCCAGGACGCG contains the following coding sequences:
- the metG gene encoding methionine--tRNA ligase, which gives rise to MARHLITSALPYINGIKHLGNMVGSMLPADVYSRYLRQRGHDVLYICATDEHGTPAELAAKEQGIPVDEFCAQAHDQQKAIYDGFNLAFDYFGRSSSPQNHEITQEIARELKANGFIEERAIRQVYSITDGRFLPDRYIIGTCPHCGYDKARGDQCENCTRVLDPTDLIDARSAISGSSDLEVRETKHLFLLQSVLADEVEAWVDERADSWPVLASSIARKWLTEGLHDRAITRDLDWGVPVPADTWPDLAAEGKVFYVWFDAPIEYIGSTKEWADQDPENRDWRSWWWESDADVHYTQFMGKDNVPFHSVMFPATLLGTRAPWKKVDVIKAFNWLNYYGGKFSTSQKRGVFTHDALEILPADYWRYFMMANAPESDDSSFTWEHFTATVNKDLADTLGNFVNRVLSFSRKRFGDEVPAGAEPGEAEARLGEEIARLLAEYEEHMEAIQFRKAAAALRALWSAGNSYLEEKAPWLEIKTNPEGAALTLRTAMNLIHLYAVISEPFIPTSSAAMRGAFDLKDDTATWRTVEEAKALTTVPAGTPFTVPPVLFAKITEEDLEAYRERFGGEPA
- a CDS encoding polysaccharide lyase family 1 protein, which codes for MASPSHRPTHRRSLRGRRTVVVTAAVAAAGIGAGVFVLNANAGAVDLYHQALPAKDGWAASGAGTTGGSKADSAHVYTVSTRAQLVKALGSVSDTTPRIIKIKGTIDANTDDVGKKLTCADYASGTGYSLSAYLKAYDPATYGKKAPSGTQENARKAAADKQKKNIVFRVPANTTVVGVPGTNAGIKGGSLQVQNVKNVIVRNLTFADTQDCFPQWDPTDGSTGEWNSNYDAVTLRGVTNVWADHNTFTDAPTFDSAEKTYFGRKYQVHDGALDITNGSDLVTVERNLFSNHDKTMLIGSSDTDSTGKLRVTIHHNVWKGIVQRAPLARIGQIHLYNNVYDTTTLNGYAPKYSIDSRARAQVVAEHNAWKLPSGAKVAKLLSGDGTGSIAGGGNLVNGTTTDIVAACNAASSKKIKTTVNWKPALTAGLQTSVKNLITELTGTTGAGALS
- a CDS encoding DoxX family protein, which codes for MQTAHVVVTVVAALMAGFSGTVLLMRAQWIVQALTDYSVPRSWWTWLGLAKAAGAVGLVVGLLVPVIGVLAGVGLVLYFLGAAVTVARARWYAHIPFPLVYAAPVVGALALA